GCCCGCAGCTGGCCAAGGTGCTCGGATACCTCGTGCAACGCAGCATCGGATACGGCCTCCGCTGGCAGGGGACGCAGGAGGATTCGGGGGGCTTCCCGGCCGTACCGGAACCCGCGGGTGAGGGGTGGTCGCCCTCGGCGTCGGCGGCGATGGACCGTGCCGCCCGCAGCGCGCTCCGGCGCGGGGAACTCCATGCCGACGGCCTCGATCTGCTGGCTGCGCTGGTCGCGGACCCGCGCTGCCGCGCGGTCGAGGTGCTGGACCGGGCCGGGGTCGCCGTGGAGCCGTTGAGTGTCCGTGCGGCGGACCTCCGGGCGGAGCGGGACCTGCAGGGGTGATCATGGACACGCGGGGGACAGGTGTGACGGGGGTGACGCTGCTGACGCCTGCTGCCATGATGTGCCGATGCACGCGTCTCAGAAGAGAAGTGCCGGTCTGGGCCTGGCCCTTGCCTCGGCCTTCGCGTTCGGTGGTTCAGGGGTTGCGGCCAAGCCGCTGATCGAGGCGGGCCTGGACCCGTTGCACGTGGTCTGGCTCCGGGTGACCGGCGCCGCACTGGTCATGCTGCCGGTGGCCTGGCGGCACCGGAATCTCCTGCGGGAGCGGCCCGTACTGCTGGCCGGTTTCGGGTTGTTCGCCGTGGCAGGCGTCCAGGCCTTCTACTTCGCCTCGATCTCGCGCATCCCGGTCGGCGTCGCTCTCCTCGTCGAATACCTGGCGCCCGCTCTGGTCCTCGGCTGGGTCCGCTTCGTGCAGCGGCGCCCCGTCACCCGCGCCGCCGCCGCCGGGGTGGTGCTGGCGGTCGGCGGGCTCGCCTGCGTCGTCGAGGTGTGGGCCGGACTGAGCTTCGACGCGGTCGGGCTGCTGCTCGCGCTCGGCGCGGCGTGCTGCCAGGTGGGTTACTTCGTCCTGTCCGACCAGGGAGCCGGACACGGGGACACCGCGGACTCCCAGCCTCCGCACCCCCTGGGCGTGATCGCGTACGGGCTGCTGGCCGGCGCGGCCGTGCTCACGGTGGTGGCCGGCCCCTGGGCCATGGAGTGGGCGGTCCTCGGCGGGAGCGCGGAGATGAACGGGCACGACGTGCCAGCCTGGCTGCTGCTCTGCTGGATCGTGCTGCTCGCGACCGTGCTGGCCTACGCGACCGGTGTGGTGTCGGTGCGCCTGCTCTCGCCACAGGTCGCCGGTGTCGTCGCCTGCCTCGAGGCGGTCGTCGCCACCGTGCTCGCCTGGGTGCTCCTGGGCGAGCACCTCTCCCTGCCACAGCTGGTGGGAGGCGGTGTGGTGCTGATCGGCGCCTTCATCGCGCAGTCGTCCGCGCCCAAGCCTCCGTCGGGACCGGTGGTATCGGGGCCGGGGGTGACGGCGGCCGGGGCGACGGAGGCGCAGGAACCGGCCGGTGCGGGGGCCGAGCTGTCCCGGCCGCCGGCCTCGCCGTAGGGCCCCGGGCCCCGCGCGCTCAGGAGGACGCGGGCGCTCCGTCGCCGTCACCCTGGAGCGCGGTGAGGTAGTCCGGCACCAGGACGGCGGGGTCCAGGTCGTCGGACGGCAGCGGGGTCCCGTAACTCCGGGCCACCGGGATCACGCCCGCCCAGTGGGGGAGCGCGAGGTCCTCCGGCTCGTCGTTCGGGCCGCCTGTACGGATCTTGGCGGAGACCTCGTCGAGGTCGAGGCGGATCACCGCGGTCGCTGCCAGCTCCTTCGTGTCCGCCGGGCGCGAGTCCCTCGACCTGCCCGGGACCACCTGGTCGACGATGGCGTCGAGTGCGACGCGCCGCTCCTGCGGGTCGGTCACCGTCCGGGCGATGCCGTGGACCACGACGGAGCGGTAGTTCATCGAGTGGTGGAAGGCGGAACGGGCCAGCACCAGGCCGTCCACATGTGTCACGGTCAGGCAGACGGCGAGGCCCGGATCCGCCGCACCGGTCGCGCGCAGCGGGCGCGATCCGGTCGAGCCGTGGACGTACAACCGGTCGTCGATCCGGCCGAACAGGGTGGGCAGCACGACCGGTGCGCCCTCACGGACGAAGCCGAGATGGCACAGGTAGGCCGCGTCGAGTATCGAGTGCACCGTCTCCTTGTCGTACGAGGCGCGCTGTTTGGCGCGGCTGGGGACCGTGCGCTCCGTCGGCTCGTAGGCGGCAGTCCCGGGGAGGCCGGTGCTGTCGGGCGTGGCGGTGTCCGGCATTGCGTTCTCCATTGCACTAGTGCATAATCTTGTTTGTGCTAGGAGAGTATCGGATCAGTGGGCGGCGCGCATCGGAGATTGCCGCGAGTGTGGAGCGCGGGGTCGCCTCGGGTGACCTCGCTCCCGGTCATGTCCTGCCGCCCATGAGGGAGTTGGCGACGCGGCTCGGTGTCAATCCCAATACGGTGGCCGCCGCCTACCGGTCCCTCCGTGAGCGCGGGGTGATCGAGACCGCCGGGCGCCGGGGCAGCCGGGTGCGGCCGCGCCCCGCGAGCACGGCACGCGGCTCGCTCCGGGTGGAGGCGCCTCCGGGCGTGCGTGACCTGGGTGACGGCAATCCCGACCCCGCCCTGCTGCCCGGGCTCGGCGAGGCGCTGGCGGTGGCCGCGACGGCGTACGGCCGGGAGCCGCAGCTCTACGGCGACGCGGCGGTGACACCCCGGTTCGCGGAGATCGCGCGGGCCGGGCTGGATGCCGACGGTGTGCCCGGCGGGCCGGTCGCCGTCGCGTCCGGGTCCCTCGACGCGATCGAGCGGGTGCTCGCCGCGCACCTCAGGCCGGGTGACGCGGTGGCTGTCGAGGATCCGGGATGGGGAGCCCTGCTGGACCTCGTCCCCGCCCTCGGTATGCGTGTCGTGCCGGTTGCACTGGACGAGGAGGGCCCACTGCCCGGAGAGGTGGAGCGAGCCCTGCGGGCGGGGGCCGGGGCCCTGGTGGTCACCGACCGGGCACAGAATCCGACCGGTGCGACGGTGACGGGCCGGCGGGCCGAGGAACTGCGGTCCGTCCTCGCGGAGCATCCCGGGGTGCTGCTGATCGAGGACGACCACGGCCACGCCATCGTCGACCTGCCGGTGCATCCCCTCGCGGGGGTGACGGAGCGCTGGGCCTTCGTGCGGTCCGTCTCCAAGGCGTACGGCCCCGATCTGCGGCTCGCCCTGCTCACCGGCGACGAGCTGACAGTGGACCGGGTGACGGGGCGTCAGCGTCTCGGGCCCGGCTGGGTGAGCGGACTGCTGCAGCGGACCGTCGCGCACCTGTGGGCGACGGGGGCCGTCGACACGCCGGCCGTGGCCCGCTCCTACGGGGAGCGCAGGGACGCGCTCGTCCGGGCGCTGGGGGAGCGGGGCATCGAGGCGTACGGGCGGACGGGGATGAACGTATGGGTGCCCGTAGGCGACGAGACCGGGGCGGTCGCAAGACTGCTGCACGCCGGCTGGGCGGTGGCCCCGGGAGCGCGTTTCCGGATCGCCTCGCCGCCGGGGGTGCGGCTGACGGTCTCGACACTGTCCGCAGCGGACATCGAGCCCCTGGCCGACGCGGTGGCGGCGGCCGCACCGCCCGCCCGCCCGGTCAGCTACGGCTGACCGGCCCGGCGTCGACGGTGCGGCGGGAGGTGCCCCGGCCGGCAGGTCCGGCACCGGCGACGCGACGGGAGACGCCGGCGGAGCCGCGGCTCCCGCTCTGCGTGAGAGCGGCGCCCGCGAGGACGATCAGGGCTCCGACCGGCGTGTTCCAGTTCAACCGCTCCCCGAGCAGCGTC
The DNA window shown above is from Streptomyces sp. Alt3 and carries:
- a CDS encoding aminotransferase class I/II-fold pyridoxal phosphate-dependent enzyme; amino-acid sequence: MLGEYRISGRRASEIAASVERGVASGDLAPGHVLPPMRELATRLGVNPNTVAAAYRSLRERGVIETAGRRGSRVRPRPASTARGSLRVEAPPGVRDLGDGNPDPALLPGLGEALAVAATAYGREPQLYGDAAVTPRFAEIARAGLDADGVPGGPVAVASGSLDAIERVLAAHLRPGDAVAVEDPGWGALLDLVPALGMRVVPVALDEEGPLPGEVERALRAGAGALVVTDRAQNPTGATVTGRRAEELRSVLAEHPGVLLIEDDHGHAIVDLPVHPLAGVTERWAFVRSVSKAYGPDLRLALLTGDELTVDRVTGRQRLGPGWVSGLLQRTVAHLWATGAVDTPAVARSYGERRDALVRALGERGIEAYGRTGMNVWVPVGDETGAVARLLHAGWAVAPGARFRIASPPGVRLTVSTLSAADIEPLADAVAAAAPPARPVSYG
- a CDS encoding EamA family transporter; this encodes MHASQKRSAGLGLALASAFAFGGSGVAAKPLIEAGLDPLHVVWLRVTGAALVMLPVAWRHRNLLRERPVLLAGFGLFAVAGVQAFYFASISRIPVGVALLVEYLAPALVLGWVRFVQRRPVTRAAAAGVVLAVGGLACVVEVWAGLSFDAVGLLLALGAACCQVGYFVLSDQGAGHGDTADSQPPHPLGVIAYGLLAGAAVLTVVAGPWAMEWAVLGGSAEMNGHDVPAWLLLCWIVLLATVLAYATGVVSVRLLSPQVAGVVACLEAVVATVLAWVLLGEHLSLPQLVGGGVVLIGAFIAQSSAPKPPSGPVVSGPGVTAAGATEAQEPAGAGAELSRPPASP
- a CDS encoding pyridoxamine 5'-phosphate oxidase family protein; its protein translation is MPDTATPDSTGLPGTAAYEPTERTVPSRAKQRASYDKETVHSILDAAYLCHLGFVREGAPVVLPTLFGRIDDRLYVHGSTGSRPLRATGAADPGLAVCLTVTHVDGLVLARSAFHHSMNYRSVVVHGIARTVTDPQERRVALDAIVDQVVPGRSRDSRPADTKELAATAVIRLDLDEVSAKIRTGGPNDEPEDLALPHWAGVIPVARSYGTPLPSDDLDPAVLVPDYLTALQGDGDGAPASS
- a CDS encoding Clp protease N-terminal domain-containing protein gives rise to the protein MHIRTSGIPEQAPPNHPWAGAGLSSATTVVVTGARRRAVRDGDRHVDTAHLLHSLVESDPVVREAFAGGPQLAKVLGYLVQRSIGYGLRWQGTQEDSGGFPAVPEPAGEGWSPSASAAMDRAARSALRRGELHADGLDLLAALVADPRCRAVEVLDRAGVAVEPLSVRAADLRAERDLQG